A DNA window from Micromonospora inyonensis contains the following coding sequences:
- a CDS encoding amidohydrolase family protein, which produces MIVDGHVVLASDRVVPREYLEEQAANIHHRLAAHGRGGNRAAVTERLLAIHSDHDADRLVTELDAAGVDVAFLVAADFSHVSPRATPPDELARLHDRVCRRHPGRFRVFWGVDPRAGAAGPEEFERTVSGYGFAGLKLYPPAGYSPSDRRLYPYYEICAARGLPVLTHTGPGWAPLDFTYGPPLLVDQAARDFPGVNFILGHGGVTHVEEASYLCAHRPNVHLDVSQFPSMLTADGWVAHLNRLFRSGINHKIVFGTCWPSYRMSTTLPAVLAAFTSDGVFAGVRPSHQRMIMGETILRLAGDPVAATTPGGHQ; this is translated from the coding sequence ATGATCGTCGACGGGCACGTGGTGCTGGCCAGCGACCGGGTCGTCCCCCGCGAGTACCTGGAGGAGCAGGCCGCGAACATCCACCACCGACTGGCCGCGCACGGGCGGGGCGGGAACCGCGCGGCGGTGACCGAACGGCTGCTGGCCATCCACTCCGACCACGACGCAGACCGCCTGGTCACCGAGCTGGACGCCGCGGGGGTGGATGTGGCGTTCCTGGTGGCCGCCGACTTCTCGCACGTCTCACCCCGGGCCACGCCCCCGGACGAGCTGGCCCGCCTGCACGACCGGGTCTGCCGCCGGCACCCGGGCCGGTTCCGGGTGTTCTGGGGCGTGGACCCGCGCGCCGGGGCGGCCGGGCCGGAGGAGTTCGAGCGGACGGTGTCCGGGTACGGCTTCGCCGGGCTGAAGCTCTACCCGCCGGCCGGCTACTCCCCCAGCGACCGGCGGCTCTACCCGTACTACGAGATCTGCGCGGCACGCGGGCTGCCGGTGCTGACCCACACCGGTCCGGGCTGGGCGCCGCTGGACTTCACCTACGGCCCACCGCTGCTGGTCGACCAGGCGGCCCGGGATTTCCCGGGGGTGAACTTCATCCTCGGCCACGGTGGGGTGACCCACGTGGAGGAGGCCTCGTACCTGTGCGCCCACCGGCCCAACGTCCACCTGGACGTCAGCCAGTTCCCGTCGATGCTGACCGCCGACGGCTGGGTGGCGCACCTGAACCGGCTGTTCCGCAGCGGCATCAACCACAAGATCGTGTTCGGCACCTGCTGGCCGTCGTACCGGATGTCGACGACCCTGCCGGCGGTGCTGGCCGCCTTCACCTCGGACGGCGTCTTCGCCGGCGTCCGTCCCTCCCACCAGAGAATGATCATGGGAGAGACCATCCTTCGCCTGGCCGGCGACCCGGTCGCCGCCACCACCCCGGGAGGCCACCAGTGA
- a CDS encoding amidohydrolase family protein: protein MIHDGHCHVASTDFIPRAFLTDVAAAMHRGLSAVTTAPPLATLVERYVAQHQDHHADRLVAEMDAAGVATAVLLVPDFGLVMSTPLSLAEMARRHHGIRTRHPGRFRVYLGADPRRGETGAREFADLVDRYGFEGMKLYPPCGYSPSDRALYPYYEECRARSMPVFVHTGPTGRSLSFNPAHPLLVDQAARDFPDLVFVLGHGGVSHVDVTSYLALHRRNVYLDTGGFAGSPGTGWPQRLNQLFRLGVNHKIIFGTDWPLNQLTGGLPRLLAEVCDGSEVFAGVSRGDRDLLLGGNLLRVVAPADRPARAGAGP, encoded by the coding sequence ATGATCCACGACGGCCACTGCCACGTCGCCTCCACCGACTTCATCCCCCGGGCGTTCCTCACCGACGTCGCGGCGGCCATGCACCGGGGGCTCAGCGCGGTCACCACCGCACCGCCGCTGGCCACCCTGGTCGAGCGGTACGTCGCACAGCACCAGGACCACCACGCCGACCGGCTGGTGGCCGAGATGGACGCCGCGGGGGTGGCCACGGCGGTGCTTCTCGTGCCGGACTTCGGGCTGGTGATGTCGACCCCGCTGTCCCTGGCGGAGATGGCCCGGCGACACCACGGGATCCGGACCCGGCATCCCGGCCGGTTCCGGGTCTACCTCGGCGCGGACCCGCGCCGGGGCGAGACGGGGGCGCGCGAGTTCGCCGACCTGGTGGACCGGTACGGCTTCGAGGGGATGAAGCTCTACCCGCCCTGCGGCTACTCACCGTCGGACCGGGCGCTCTACCCGTACTACGAGGAGTGCCGGGCCCGGTCGATGCCGGTCTTCGTGCACACCGGACCGACCGGGCGGAGCCTGAGCTTCAACCCCGCCCACCCGCTCCTGGTCGACCAGGCGGCCCGGGACTTCCCGGACCTGGTCTTCGTGCTCGGCCACGGCGGGGTCAGCCACGTCGACGTCACCTCGTACCTGGCCCTGCACCGGCGCAACGTCTACCTCGACACCGGCGGCTTCGCCGGCTCGCCCGGCACGGGCTGGCCGCAGCGGTTGAACCAGCTGTTCCGGCTGGGCGTCAACCACAAGATCATCTTCGGGACCGACTGGCCGCTGAACCAGCTCACCGGCGGGCTGCCCCGGCTGCTCGCCGAGGTGTGCGACGGGTCCGAGGTCTTCGCCGGGGTGTCCCGGGGTGACCGGGACCTGCTGCTCGGCGGGAACCTGCTGCGGGTGGTCGCACCGGCGGACCGGCCGGCGCGGGCCGGGGCGGGACCGTGA
- a CDS encoding phosphopantetheine-binding protein, giving the protein MSVDVAALQKEAVEWVREWNEDDLPVDLDVDTPLLAKGLLDSMGMVAFVSFLEERFDLRFDFTSFVPGPNASIRTLLDHCLGR; this is encoded by the coding sequence GTGAGCGTCGACGTCGCCGCGTTGCAGAAGGAAGCCGTCGAGTGGGTCCGGGAATGGAACGAGGACGACCTCCCGGTCGACCTGGACGTCGACACCCCCCTGCTGGCCAAGGGCCTGCTCGACTCGATGGGCATGGTCGCCTTCGTGTCGTTCCTGGAGGAGCGGTTCGACCTCCGGTTCGACTTCACCAGCTTCGTGCCGGGACCGAACGCGTCGATCCGCACCCTGCTCGACCACTGCCTCGGACGATGA